A stretch of Leisingera sp. S132 DNA encodes these proteins:
- a CDS encoding ammonium transporter has protein sequence MNGADTAWIIVATALVLFMTLPGLALFYGGLVRARNVLSVFMHCYAIACLMSVLWLAFGYTIAFGSGTSGLWGGLDKMFLNGVTADSLSGTLPEVLFFAFQMTFAIITPALIVGAYVERVGFGFVLVFSGLWMLLCYAPVVHWIWGGGFLADGGIFGDVGVKDFAGGIVVHETAGLAALIIAFFLGPRKNRAIPPHNPGYVMIGAAMLWVGWFGFNGGSQLAADGGAAMALTVTHISAATASLSWALWEKIKYGKASLVGLVTGTIAGLASITPASGFVGPMEALIIGAIAGVLCQEMVNLVRNKMQIDDTLDVFAVHGVGGIFGTIMIAVFGAGAWAAQLGALVIVGIFTVVVTIALVKISALITSLRVDLESETNGLDLSIHGERAYDMNS, from the coding sequence ATGAACGGAGCGGATACCGCATGGATCATTGTGGCCACGGCCCTGGTGCTCTTCATGACACTGCCAGGGCTGGCCCTGTTTTACGGCGGCCTGGTACGTGCCCGCAATGTGCTCAGCGTCTTCATGCATTGCTACGCCATTGCCTGTTTGATGAGCGTTCTGTGGCTGGCCTTCGGCTACACAATCGCCTTCGGAAGCGGCACTTCCGGCCTGTGGGGCGGTCTGGACAAGATGTTCCTGAACGGTGTGACGGCTGACAGCCTGTCCGGCACCCTGCCCGAAGTTCTGTTCTTTGCCTTCCAGATGACATTTGCCATCATCACGCCCGCGCTGATCGTCGGCGCCTATGTGGAGCGTGTGGGCTTTGGCTTCGTCCTCGTGTTCTCCGGCCTCTGGATGCTGTTGTGCTACGCGCCCGTGGTGCATTGGATCTGGGGCGGCGGCTTCCTGGCGGACGGCGGCATCTTCGGCGACGTGGGCGTCAAGGACTTTGCCGGCGGCATCGTGGTGCATGAAACCGCGGGCCTTGCTGCACTTATCATCGCCTTCTTCCTGGGCCCGCGCAAAAACCGCGCCATCCCGCCGCATAACCCCGGCTATGTGATGATCGGTGCCGCGATGCTGTGGGTCGGCTGGTTCGGCTTCAACGGCGGCTCCCAGCTGGCAGCAGACGGCGGCGCCGCTATGGCGCTGACCGTGACCCATATTTCTGCCGCAACCGCGTCGCTCAGCTGGGCGCTGTGGGAAAAGATCAAATACGGCAAGGCCTCCCTCGTGGGCCTGGTCACCGGCACCATTGCGGGCCTCGCCTCTATCACCCCGGCCTCCGGCTTTGTGGGCCCGATGGAAGCGCTGATCATCGGCGCCATCGCAGGCGTGCTGTGCCAGGAGATGGTCAATCTGGTGCGCAACAAGATGCAAATCGACGACACGCTTGATGTGTTCGCGGTACATGGCGTCGGCGGCATCTTCGGCACCATCATGATCGCCGTCTTCGGTGCCGGTGCCTGGGCCGCGCAGCTGGGCGCGCTGGTGATCGTCGGCATCTTCACCGTGGTTGTGACCATCGCACTGGTGAAGATCTCCGCTTTGATCACATCCCTGCGCGTGGATCTTGAAAGCGAGACCAATGGCCTCGATCTTTCTATCCACGGTGAGCGCGCATACGACATGAACAGCTGA
- a CDS encoding CinA family protein yields the protein MDTGELIRRATAAGITIATAESCTGGMIAAALTDIPGSSAVVDRGFVTYSNAAKMQMLGVKAETLDAVGAVSEEVAAEMAEGAVRNAGVTLAVSVTGIAGPGGSEFKPEGRVCFGLACAGRPATTETVEFGAIGRANVRSATRDHALELLAQAISQIERETGS from the coding sequence ATGGACACGGGCGAACTGATCAGACGGGCAACCGCCGCCGGCATCACCATCGCCACGGCAGAGAGCTGCACCGGCGGCATGATTGCCGCTGCTCTGACGGACATCCCAGGCTCCTCTGCCGTGGTTGACCGCGGATTTGTCACCTATTCCAACGCGGCCAAGATGCAGATGCTGGGGGTGAAGGCGGAAACTCTGGACGCCGTGGGCGCGGTCAGCGAGGAGGTCGCCGCGGAAATGGCCGAAGGTGCGGTGCGGAACGCGGGTGTCACCCTGGCCGTCTCCGTCACCGGCATTGCAGGCCCCGGCGGCTCAGAATTCAAGCCAGAGGGCCGCGTCTGCTTTGGCCTGGCCTGCGCAGGCCGGCCCGCCACAACGGAAACCGTGGAATTCGGCGCCATTGGCAGGGCGAATGTCCGATCAGCCACCCGCGATCACGCGCTGGAGCTGCTGGCGCAGGCGATTTCCCAAATCGAACGCGAAACGGGCAGCTGA
- a CDS encoding phosphatidylglycerophosphatase A, which produces MKRQRLAFLIGTVGGIGYLRPAPGTWGSLAALPMAYALHQLGGFLLLALATVICMIVGVWAAEAMTRNRENMDPSEFVLDEVAGQFTALWAVSYPAWAHDIEITALWPGWIAAFVLFRLFDILKPGPVGWADRQKGATGVMMDDVIAGILAAICVAALAFLSHGVLGM; this is translated from the coding sequence ATGAAGAGACAACGCCTGGCCTTCCTGATCGGCACTGTCGGCGGCATCGGCTATCTGCGGCCTGCACCCGGCACCTGGGGCTCGCTTGCCGCTCTGCCCATGGCCTATGCGCTGCACCAGCTGGGCGGGTTCCTGCTGCTGGCACTGGCGACCGTGATCTGCATGATCGTCGGCGTCTGGGCAGCAGAGGCGATGACCCGCAACCGCGAGAACATGGACCCTTCGGAGTTTGTCCTGGACGAGGTCGCAGGCCAGTTCACCGCGCTCTGGGCCGTGTCCTACCCGGCCTGGGCGCATGATATCGAGATCACCGCGCTGTGGCCGGGCTGGATCGCTGCTTTTGTGCTCTTCCGCCTCTTTGACATCCTGAAGCCCGGTCCCGTCGGCTGGGCTGACCGGCAGAAGGGGGCGACCGGCGTGATGATGGACGACGTGATCGCGGGCATCCTGGCCGCCATCTGCGTTGCCGCACTGGCCTTCCTGTCGCACGGCGTCTTGGGGATGTGA
- a CDS encoding bifunctional 2-C-methyl-D-erythritol 4-phosphate cytidylyltransferase/2-C-methyl-D-erythritol 2,4-cyclodiphosphate synthase: MTTAALIVAAGRGTRAGGGMPKQWRALKGRRVIDWTLEAFASAGVDLIALVLSADDSAAWEEFSGCAGLILAKGGAERAASVLNGLKALEPYGVDKVLIHDAARPCVSPPLIHCILNALDETPAAAPALAVTDALWTGADGAVTGTQDRNGLFAAQTPQGFRYRDILAAHLAHPGGAADDVEVARAAGLGVRIIPGEPDNIKITRPEDFTRAEHILGADMDIRLGNGYDVHRFGPGDSVILCGVEIQYEKTLQGHSDADVGMHAVTDAIYGALAQGDIGQHFPPSDPQWKGAASEIFLRHAANLAGEMGFTLSNVDCTLVCEYPKVGPHAAKMRAVMAEILGIGADRVSIKATTSERLGFTGRGEGIAAIATAALVKS; the protein is encoded by the coding sequence ATGACCACAGCCGCCCTGATCGTCGCCGCCGGCCGCGGCACCCGCGCAGGCGGCGGCATGCCAAAACAATGGCGCGCACTCAAGGGCCGCCGGGTGATTGACTGGACGCTTGAAGCCTTTGCGAGTGCGGGCGTGGACCTGATTGCACTGGTCCTTTCCGCGGACGACAGCGCCGCCTGGGAAGAATTTTCCGGCTGCGCTGGCCTGATCCTCGCTAAAGGCGGTGCAGAGCGGGCAGCTTCTGTCCTGAACGGGCTGAAGGCGCTGGAGCCGTACGGTGTGGACAAGGTCCTGATCCACGATGCAGCCCGCCCCTGTGTCAGTCCCCCCCTCATTCACTGCATTCTCAATGCCCTGGACGAAACACCTGCCGCAGCCCCGGCGCTTGCGGTGACTGATGCTCTGTGGACCGGCGCGGATGGCGCCGTCACCGGCACCCAGGACCGCAACGGCCTGTTTGCCGCGCAGACGCCGCAGGGTTTCCGTTACCGGGACATTCTGGCGGCACATCTTGCCCACCCCGGCGGAGCCGCCGATGATGTCGAGGTTGCACGCGCTGCAGGGCTCGGCGTCCGCATTATCCCGGGTGAGCCGGACAATATCAAAATCACCCGCCCCGAAGACTTCACCCGGGCGGAACACATTCTGGGAGCAGACATGGATATCAGGCTTGGCAACGGCTACGACGTGCACCGCTTCGGCCCCGGCGACAGCGTGATCCTGTGCGGGGTGGAAATCCAGTACGAGAAAACCCTCCAGGGCCACTCCGACGCCGATGTCGGCATGCACGCCGTCACCGACGCCATCTATGGCGCGCTGGCACAGGGCGATATCGGCCAGCACTTCCCGCCGTCCGATCCGCAATGGAAAGGCGCCGCCAGCGAAATTTTCCTGCGCCACGCCGCCAATCTGGCGGGCGAGATGGGGTTCACCCTGTCGAACGTCGACTGCACCCTGGTCTGCGAATACCCCAAGGTCGGCCCCCACGCCGCCAAAATGCGTGCGGTGATGGCTGAAATCCTGGGAATCGGCGCAGACCGTGTGTCGATCAAGGCCACCACGTCGGAACGCCTCGGCTTCACCGGCCGCGGCGAAGGAATAGCCGCTATCGCCACGGCAGCATTGGTGAAGTCATGA
- the dusB gene encoding tRNA dihydrouridine synthase DusB, translated as MSFTLGTTSMSPPIALAPMAGITDRPFRDLVRSFGVGLMVSEMVASQEMVQAKPGVRERAELSADAENTAVQLAGRDEYWIAEAAKQVAGQGARIIDINMGCPAKKVTNGYSGSALLKTPDHALRLIEAVVGAVDVPVTLKTRLGWDDHCLNAPDVARRACEAGVQMVTIHGRTRCQFYKGSADWAAIRAVKDAVSVPLLANGDILDTATARQALEQSGADGVMIGRGAEGKPWLLAEVAHHLWGTPAPDVPRGDAFIQMVSEHYRAMLDFYGQDLGVRVARKHLGWYMDEAGTGPAMRRAVLTEKNPADVLALLPEALSATVPEAAA; from the coding sequence GTGTCCTTCACGCTTGGAACCACCTCCATGTCCCCGCCCATCGCCCTGGCGCCGATGGCGGGAATCACAGACCGGCCGTTCCGGGATCTGGTCCGCTCCTTCGGCGTGGGACTGATGGTGAGCGAGATGGTGGCAAGCCAGGAGATGGTGCAGGCCAAGCCGGGCGTGCGCGAGCGGGCCGAGCTGAGCGCGGATGCGGAGAACACCGCGGTGCAGCTGGCGGGGCGCGACGAATACTGGATTGCTGAGGCCGCGAAACAGGTTGCAGGCCAAGGCGCGCGGATCATCGACATCAACATGGGCTGCCCCGCCAAGAAGGTGACAAACGGCTATTCCGGCTCGGCCCTGCTGAAAACGCCCGACCACGCGCTGCGGCTGATCGAGGCTGTGGTCGGCGCCGTGGATGTGCCAGTGACGCTGAAGACCCGGCTGGGATGGGACGATCACTGCCTGAACGCACCGGATGTGGCGCGCCGCGCTTGCGAGGCCGGGGTGCAGATGGTGACAATTCACGGCCGCACACGCTGCCAGTTCTACAAGGGCTCCGCCGATTGGGCGGCGATCCGGGCGGTGAAGGACGCAGTGAGCGTGCCGCTGCTGGCCAATGGGGATATTTTAGACACGGCAACTGCGCGGCAGGCGCTGGAGCAGTCCGGCGCCGATGGCGTGATGATCGGGCGCGGGGCTGAAGGAAAGCCCTGGCTGCTGGCGGAGGTGGCGCATCACCTGTGGGGCACACCGGCGCCGGACGTGCCGCGAGGTGATGCTTTTATACAAATGGTTTCAGAACATTACCGGGCAATGCTCGACTTCTACGGGCAGGACCTGGGGGTGCGCGTCGCGCGCAAGCATCTGGGCTGGTACATGGATGAGGCCGGAACCGGCCCGGCCATGCGGCGTGCAGTGCTGACAGAGAAAAACCCGGCGGACGTGCTGGCGCTGCTGCCGGAGGCACTGAGCGCCACAGTCCCGGAGGCCGCCGCATGA
- a CDS encoding nitrogen regulation protein NR(II), translated as MMDSAALWASLPVPAFLIDAWDKIADVNAAGEGFLNTSRKALLGQPVWDTLAIDAPIEEAFARARVQSTPLFVNDIDVGSGSRAPLQCGVQIAPLQGQDGVMLLMVTPRELAGRMTQTHSAKSAAASAIGMAEMLAHEIKNPLAGITGAAQLLSMGLGPEDLELTDLIVSESRRIVKLLEQVEQFGNLTEPDFKPVNLHDVLDRARRSALLGFGAHMTITEEYDPSLPMAWGDADQLLQVVLNLLKNASEAADQKGGNIHIRTFYEHSFRLRRSDGTGKLLPLQIEITDDGPGLPDKIKDDIFDPFVSGRENGTGLGLALVSKIVSEHNGWISVSSVPGRTVFRLSLSRVPRDAKPQES; from the coding sequence ATGATGGACAGCGCTGCCCTCTGGGCCTCTTTGCCGGTGCCGGCCTTTCTGATCGACGCCTGGGACAAGATCGCCGATGTGAACGCGGCCGGTGAGGGGTTCCTCAACACTTCGCGCAAGGCGCTGCTGGGGCAGCCGGTCTGGGACACCCTGGCCATCGACGCGCCGATTGAGGAGGCCTTTGCCCGGGCAAGGGTGCAAAGCACGCCGCTGTTCGTGAACGACATCGACGTCGGCTCCGGCAGCCGGGCGCCGCTCCAATGCGGGGTGCAGATCGCGCCGCTGCAGGGGCAGGACGGGGTAATGCTGCTGATGGTCACCCCGCGGGAGCTGGCCGGGCGGATGACCCAAACCCATTCCGCCAAATCCGCTGCCGCCTCTGCCATCGGCATGGCAGAGATGCTGGCGCATGAAATCAAGAACCCGCTGGCGGGCATCACCGGAGCGGCGCAGCTCTTGAGCATGGGGCTGGGACCGGAAGATCTGGAGCTGACTGACCTGATCGTCAGCGAAAGCCGCCGCATCGTGAAACTGCTGGAGCAGGTGGAGCAGTTCGGCAACCTGACCGAGCCGGATTTCAAGCCGGTGAACCTGCACGATGTGCTGGACCGGGCGCGGCGCTCGGCGCTGTTGGGGTTTGGCGCCCATATGACCATCACAGAGGAATACGACCCCTCCTTGCCGATGGCCTGGGGCGATGCGGATCAGCTGCTGCAGGTGGTGCTGAACTTGTTGAAGAACGCCTCGGAAGCTGCTGATCAAAAAGGCGGAAATATTCATATCCGCACCTTCTATGAGCATTCCTTCCGGCTGCGCCGCAGTGACGGAACCGGCAAGCTGCTGCCCCTGCAGATCGAGATCACCGATGATGGGCCGGGGCTGCCGGACAAGATCAAGGACGACATTTTCGACCCGTTTGTTTCGGGCCGGGAGAACGGCACCGGGCTGGGCCTTGCTTTGGTGAGCAAGATCGTCTCGGAGCATAATGGCTGGATTTCCGTAAGCTCGGTTCCCGGGCGCACGGTGTTCCGGCTGTCGCTGTCGCGCGTGCCGCGTGATGCAAAACCGCAGGAGAGCTGA
- a CDS encoding sigma-54 dependent transcriptional regulator, translating to MDGTVLVADDDRTIRTVLTQALTRAGCKVHATSSLTTLMRWVGEGKGDVVISDVMMPDGNGLEMLPKIQADRPGLPVIVISAQNTIMTAIKAEEAEAYDYLPKPFDLPELMKRTAKALSAKRVAAAPRSDAKERPEELPLIGRSEVMQTLYRLIARVMNTDLPLLVTGESGTGKSLIVQAIHDFSDRRTLPFVHADAADLIALEGPSRLLAQVKGGTLVIDELADLPEEAQARLVRMMDVPGDHAPRFIASSQKDLAKAMENGDLRQDLFYRICGSELHVPALRERVEDIPLLAEHFLIKAENDGAPHRELSEAVREVLRRFAWPGNVRQLENTVRRLALTSRSEEITQADAEAVLGPQTGPQPAAAGFANEKLSEAVGRHLQRYFDLHGDMLPPPGLYMRLLREVETPLIEIALAATGGNQAKCADLLGINRNTLRKKITDLDIEVTRRRKLM from the coding sequence ATGGACGGCACCGTTCTGGTCGCTGACGACGACCGCACCATCCGCACCGTTCTGACCCAGGCGCTGACCCGCGCGGGCTGCAAAGTGCATGCGACCTCTTCACTCACGACGCTGATGCGCTGGGTGGGCGAGGGCAAGGGCGATGTTGTGATCTCGGACGTGATGATGCCGGACGGGAACGGGCTGGAGATGCTGCCCAAGATCCAGGCCGACCGGCCCGGGCTGCCGGTGATCGTGATTTCGGCGCAAAACACCATCATGACGGCGATTAAGGCAGAGGAGGCGGAGGCCTATGACTATCTGCCCAAGCCGTTTGATCTGCCGGAGTTGATGAAACGCACTGCCAAGGCGCTTTCGGCCAAGCGGGTGGCGGCGGCGCCGCGCTCCGACGCAAAGGAACGCCCCGAAGAGCTGCCCTTGATTGGCCGCAGCGAAGTGATGCAGACGCTGTACCGGCTGATTGCACGGGTTATGAACACTGACCTGCCGCTGCTGGTTACCGGCGAAAGCGGCACCGGCAAGTCGCTGATCGTGCAGGCAATACATGATTTTTCGGACCGGCGGACCTTGCCGTTTGTGCATGCGGATGCGGCGGATCTGATTGCGCTGGAAGGCCCGTCGCGGCTGCTGGCGCAAGTGAAGGGCGGCACCCTGGTTATTGATGAACTGGCAGACCTGCCGGAGGAAGCGCAGGCGCGGCTGGTGCGGATGATGGATGTGCCCGGCGATCACGCGCCGCGGTTCATTGCGTCCAGCCAGAAGGATCTGGCCAAGGCGATGGAAAACGGCGATCTGCGCCAGGATCTTTTTTACCGGATCTGCGGTTCGGAGCTGCATGTCCCGGCGCTGCGGGAGCGGGTGGAAGATATTCCGCTGCTGGCGGAGCACTTCCTGATCAAGGCCGAGAATGACGGCGCGCCGCACCGTGAACTGAGCGAAGCGGTGCGGGAGGTGCTGCGCCGGTTTGCCTGGCCAGGCAACGTGCGGCAGCTGGAAAACACCGTCCGCCGTCTGGCGTTGACGTCGCGCAGCGAGGAGATCACCCAAGCGGATGCCGAGGCTGTTCTGGGGCCGCAAACCGGGCCGCAGCCCGCAGCGGCAGGGTTTGCCAACGAGAAGCTGTCAGAGGCTGTGGGCCGGCATTTGCAGCGGTATTTCGACCTGCACGGCGACATGCTGCCGCCGCCGGGCCTGTACATGCGGCTGCTGCGCGAAGTGGAGACGCCGCTGATTGAAATCGCCCTGGCGGCAACTGGCGGCAACCAGGCAAAATGCGCGGATTTGCTGGGGATCAACCGGAATACCCTGCGTAAGAAGATAACCGATCTGGATATTGAGGTGACACGCCGCCGCAAACTGATGTAA
- a CDS encoding PAS domain-containing sensor histidine kinase translates to MAHKSHLRAAYGPFAALDRWRRTRRARNIGTIGLVLLGPVLALATFLIIGPFGQGASSRSLRLILLADLVYILTIAALVMAQILRLFAARRSKSAGSRLHLRLIGAFGFLALIPTVIVAVFAVLTVNVGLEGWFSQRVRQVIGSSLEAAEAYQAQQKGDLTEDARALARYLDSSRSRSFFINDAELRLVLAQGQLQVQRGLREAYIVDSAGLIRARGERSYEFDFEKPNDRQISAAREEGLLLIEDWNNSEFRALVRLDAFVDRFLYISRDVDGELLNLLDDTQETAHLYQQLESERGRVLFEFALLYIGFAVILILAAMWLGMWFAERLSRPVGRLTVAAQRVGAGNLDVQVPIDDGGDEISQLGAYFNQMTRELKAQHGRLIDNTRQIERRRRLFDSVLSSVTSGVVGLDADGRVTFVNRSAERLLDWQEDQQSLALAVAVPEFGPLFAELIETGAEVVQEEIKVTRQGQLENLLVRMSPRRSEEGGLEGYVVAFDDVTDLVSAQRMAAWGDVARRIAHEIKNPLTPIQLSAERIKRKFAPKLGEENSDQLQSMTDVIVRQTNDLRRIVDEFSKFARMPEPERREEDLVKLVRDAVILQQQGQPDVRITADLPQAEMPSDLDATMIGQALTNLIKNAGEAIESLQQKGAPEGLVPEIRVSAQQAGNAYEVRIADNGIGLPEDRARLFEPYVTTRDAGTGLGLPIVKKIIEEHGGTLTLEDAPVFEGHAHNGAMAVIRLPAAAKSAAAPNKSTVKAGLT, encoded by the coding sequence GTGGCGCATAAGTCACATCTGAGGGCGGCATACGGGCCGTTTGCGGCCTTGGACCGCTGGCGGAGAACCCGCCGGGCGCGCAATATCGGCACCATCGGCTTGGTTCTGCTGGGGCCGGTCCTTGCCTTGGCAACCTTCCTCATTATCGGCCCGTTCGGGCAGGGCGCCTCATCCAGGTCGCTGCGGCTGATCCTGCTGGCCGATCTGGTTTACATCCTGACCATTGCCGCCCTGGTGATGGCCCAGATCCTCCGGCTGTTTGCGGCGCGGCGCTCCAAGTCGGCAGGCTCCCGGCTGCACTTGCGGCTGATCGGGGCCTTTGGTTTCCTTGCGCTGATCCCCACCGTGATTGTTGCGGTTTTTGCGGTGCTCACGGTCAATGTGGGTCTTGAGGGCTGGTTCTCGCAGCGGGTGCGTCAGGTGATCGGCAGCTCGCTGGAGGCTGCAGAAGCCTATCAGGCACAGCAGAAGGGAGATCTGACCGAGGACGCCCGTGCGCTGGCGCGGTACCTCGACAGCAGCCGGTCGCGCAGTTTCTTCATCAATGACGCCGAATTGCGGCTGGTGCTGGCACAGGGTCAGTTGCAGGTTCAGCGCGGCCTGCGCGAGGCCTATATCGTTGACAGCGCAGGCCTGATCCGCGCCCGCGGCGAGCGGTCTTATGAATTCGACTTCGAAAAGCCCAATGACCGGCAGATCAGCGCCGCCCGCGAGGAAGGACTGCTGCTGATCGAGGACTGGAACAACAGCGAGTTCCGCGCGCTGGTACGGCTGGACGCCTTTGTTGACCGGTTTCTGTACATCAGCCGCGATGTGGATGGCGAACTGCTGAACCTGCTGGATGATACCCAGGAAACCGCGCATCTGTATCAGCAGCTGGAAAGCGAGCGGGGGCGGGTGCTGTTTGAATTTGCGCTGCTTTACATCGGGTTTGCTGTGATCCTGATCCTGGCGGCGATGTGGCTGGGGATGTGGTTTGCAGAGCGGCTGTCGCGTCCGGTCGGGCGGCTGACCGTGGCCGCCCAGAGGGTCGGGGCCGGCAATCTGGACGTGCAGGTGCCAATTGACGACGGCGGCGACGAGATCTCCCAATTGGGAGCGTATTTCAACCAGATGACGCGGGAGCTCAAGGCGCAGCACGGGCGGCTGATCGACAACACCCGCCAGATTGAGCGGCGGCGGCGGCTGTTTGACTCTGTGCTGTCCTCTGTGACCTCCGGCGTGGTTGGCCTTGATGCCGATGGCCGGGTGACCTTTGTGAACCGCTCTGCCGAACGGCTGCTGGACTGGCAGGAGGATCAGCAATCGCTGGCCCTGGCTGTTGCGGTGCCGGAATTCGGGCCGCTTTTTGCGGAGCTGATCGAGACTGGCGCTGAGGTGGTGCAGGAAGAAATCAAGGTGACCCGCCAGGGGCAGCTGGAAAACCTGCTGGTCCGGATGTCGCCGCGGCGCTCAGAGGAGGGCGGGCTGGAAGGCTATGTGGTGGCCTTTGATGACGTGACCGATCTGGTCAGCGCCCAGCGGATGGCGGCCTGGGGTGATGTGGCCCGCCGTATCGCGCATGAGATCAAGAACCCGCTGACCCCGATCCAGCTGAGCGCGGAGCGCATCAAGCGCAAGTTCGCTCCCAAGCTGGGCGAGGAGAACAGCGACCAGCTGCAATCCATGACGGATGTGATCGTGCGCCAGACCAATGATCTGCGCAGGATTGTCGATGAGTTTTCGAAGTTCGCCCGCATGCCGGAACCGGAACGGCGCGAGGAGGATCTGGTGAAGCTGGTGCGGGATGCGGTGATCCTGCAGCAGCAGGGCCAGCCGGATGTCCGGATCACAGCGGATCTGCCCCAGGCAGAGATGCCCTCGGATCTGGACGCCACCATGATTGGCCAGGCATTGACCAATCTGATCAAGAACGCAGGCGAAGCTATTGAAAGCCTGCAGCAAAAAGGCGCCCCGGAGGGGCTGGTGCCGGAAATCCGTGTGTCTGCGCAACAAGCAGGCAATGCCTATGAGGTCCGGATTGCTGACAATGGCATCGGTCTGCCGGAGGACCGGGCGCGGTTGTTTGAGCCTTATGTGACCACGCGGGATGCGGGCACCGGGCTGGGGCTGCCGATCGTCAAGAAAATAATCGAGGAGCACGGGGGCACGCTGACGCTGGAAGACGCCCCGGTGTTTGAGGGACACGCGCATAACGGCGCAATGGCGGTGATCCGCCTGCCCGCCGCAGCCAAATCAGCGGCGGCGCCTAACAAGAGCACAGTGAAAGCAGGTCTGACATGA
- a CDS encoding sigma-54 dependent transcriptional regulator yields the protein MSDILIVDDERDIRELVSDILEDEGYATRKAGSSDECMAQLEAAQPALMILDIWLKDSQMDGIDILKAVKRDTPDIPVVIISGHGNIEIAVAAIKQGAYDFIEKPFNIDQLMVVIRRAMETSRLRRENTDLKRKDTGPAEMIGTSAAFRTLTGQLDKVTKSNGRVMLTGPAGSGKEIAARYIHANSNRASAPFITVNCASIEPDRMEEVLFGRETAERGVEPGLLEQAHGGVVFFDEVADMPLGTQSKILRVLVDQQFQRVGGSDKIKVDLRVVSSTNKDLEGEIEAGTFRQELYHRLNVVPVAVPSLADRREDIPLLAGHFIAQFNEAQGLPLRELTDEAVALMQTMLWPGNVRQLKNLVERVLILGDGSGPIEAKDLPREEEKPQEEGRVVLSGALATLPLREAREAFEREYLLTQINRFGGNISRTASFVGMERSALHRKLKSLGVVTSNKAGARVAHVENEEEEA from the coding sequence ATGAGTGACATTCTGATTGTAGATGATGAGCGCGACATCCGCGAACTGGTCTCGGACATCCTGGAGGACGAGGGCTATGCCACCCGCAAGGCGGGCAGTTCCGACGAATGCATGGCTCAGCTGGAGGCGGCCCAGCCCGCCCTGATGATCCTGGATATCTGGCTGAAGGACAGCCAGATGGACGGGATCGACATCCTCAAGGCGGTGAAGCGCGACACACCGGATATTCCGGTGGTGATCATCTCCGGCCACGGCAACATCGAAATTGCGGTCGCTGCAATCAAGCAGGGGGCTTACGACTTCATCGAGAAGCCGTTCAACATCGACCAGCTGATGGTGGTGATCCGGCGCGCGATGGAGACCTCACGCCTGCGCCGGGAGAATACGGATCTGAAACGCAAGGACACCGGTCCGGCAGAGATGATCGGCACCTCCGCGGCGTTCCGCACGCTGACCGGCCAGCTCGACAAGGTGACAAAATCCAATGGCCGGGTGATGCTGACCGGCCCGGCGGGCAGCGGTAAAGAGATTGCGGCCCGCTATATCCACGCCAATTCGAACCGTGCCTCTGCGCCGTTCATCACGGTGAACTGCGCCAGCATTGAACCGGACCGGATGGAAGAGGTGCTGTTCGGCCGGGAGACTGCTGAACGCGGGGTCGAGCCGGGACTGCTGGAACAGGCCCATGGCGGCGTGGTGTTCTTCGACGAGGTCGCCGACATGCCGCTGGGCACCCAGTCCAAGATCCTGCGGGTGCTGGTGGATCAGCAGTTCCAGCGGGTCGGCGGTTCGGACAAGATCAAGGTGGACCTGCGGGTGGTCTCCTCCACCAACAAGGATCTTGAGGGGGAGATCGAGGCGGGCACGTTCCGGCAGGAGCTGTATCACCGCCTGAACGTGGTGCCGGTGGCAGTGCCGTCGCTGGCGGACCGGCGTGAGGATATTCCGCTGCTGGCCGGCCATTTCATCGCCCAGTTCAACGAGGCCCAGGGCCTGCCGCTGCGCGAGCTGACGGATGAAGCGGTGGCGCTGATGCAGACCATGCTGTGGCCGGGCAACGTGCGCCAGCTCAAGAACCTGGTGGAGCGGGTGCTGATCCTGGGCGACGGCAGCGGCCCGATCGAGGCCAAGGATCTGCCGCGCGAGGAAGAAAAGCCGCAGGAGGAGGGCCGGGTGGTGCTGTCCGGCGCGCTGGCGACACTGCCGCTGCGCGAGGCGCGGGAGGCATTCGAGCGCGAGTACCTGCTGACCCAGATCAACCGCTTTGGCGGCAATATCAGCAGGACGGCGTCCTTTGTCGGGATGGAGCGCTCGGCGCTGCACCGCAAGCTGAAATCGCTGGGGGTGGTGACATCCAACAAGGCGGGCGCCCGGGTGGCGCATGTGGAGAACGAGGAAGAAGAGGCCTGA